The Pseudomonadota bacterium genome has a segment encoding these proteins:
- a CDS encoding copper resistance system multicopper oxidase, which translates to MNVMTLRAALVRAGAAGLTTMETKTVWRIAVFLAGAWGLTGLAYGGEYALVIEKKVINLTGRDKVVPTINGSVPGPALRWREGEEVLIRVTNRLDEPTSLHWHGIILPAGMDGVPGISFDAIAPGATFDYRFTLKQNGTYWYHSHSGFQEQAGMYAPIVIAPARRENYRYDRDYIVMLSDWTDEDPHTVYAKLKKQSGYYNFNKRTASDFFRDVADKGWGATISDRLEWSRMRMDPTDIADVTGYTYTFLINGRPPAANWTALYKTGERVRLRFINGSAMTYFDVRIPGLKMTVVQADGQDVQPVAVDEFRIAVAETYDVIVAPESGRAYTLFAEAMDRSGYARGTLAPREGLSAPIPEMRPRPLLTMADMGMAHGPMSGPQAAGMDHGGHMDGMHGTGYAATDKANEMTAMMHGPDDHGPGNEMIAMMPADRLGEPGIGLDTTDRRVLVYTDLRNSQPGYDLRKPIREIELHLTGNMQRFMWSFDGKEYSEAETIRLRYGERVRFTFVNDTMMNHPLHLHGMWSDLDNGAGAYKPRKHVINAKPAERLSFEVTADALGEWAFHCHMLYHMEAGMFRKIVVTQDAAAPG; encoded by the coding sequence ATGAACGTGATGACATTACGCGCGGCGCTCGTTCGCGCCGGTGCGGCTGGATTGACAACGATGGAGACGAAAACGGTGTGGCGGATAGCTGTATTTCTGGCCGGCGCATGGGGACTGACCGGTTTAGCGTACGGGGGTGAGTACGCCCTCGTCATAGAAAAAAAGGTGATCAACCTGACAGGCCGGGATAAGGTGGTCCCGACGATCAACGGATCCGTGCCCGGCCCGGCGCTCCGCTGGCGCGAGGGCGAAGAGGTGCTGATCCGTGTGACCAACCGCCTCGACGAGCCAACGTCCCTCCACTGGCATGGGATCATCCTGCCCGCCGGCATGGACGGGGTGCCGGGGATAAGTTTCGATGCGATCGCGCCGGGTGCGACTTTCGACTACCGTTTCACGCTCAAGCAGAACGGCACCTACTGGTACCATAGCCACTCGGGGTTCCAGGAGCAAGCAGGGATGTACGCACCCATCGTCATCGCACCGGCTCGGCGCGAAAACTACCGCTATGATCGTGACTACATCGTCATGCTCTCGGACTGGACCGACGAGGATCCGCACACGGTCTACGCGAAGCTGAAGAAGCAAAGCGGGTATTACAACTTCAATAAGCGCACGGCCTCCGACTTCTTCCGCGACGTTGCGGATAAGGGATGGGGGGCGACGATTTCCGATCGGCTCGAGTGGAGCCGCATGCGCATGGACCCCACGGATATCGCCGATGTCACGGGCTACACCTACACGTTTCTCATCAACGGAAGACCACCCGCCGCCAACTGGACAGCGCTCTATAAAACGGGCGAGCGCGTGCGGCTGCGGTTTATCAACGGTTCGGCGATGACCTACTTCGATGTCCGCATCCCCGGGCTCAAGATGACCGTGGTGCAGGCTGACGGCCAGGATGTGCAGCCGGTCGCGGTGGATGAGTTCCGCATCGCTGTGGCCGAGACCTACGACGTGATCGTGGCGCCTGAGAGCGGCCGCGCGTATACCCTCTTTGCCGAGGCGATGGATCGCAGCGGTTACGCGCGCGGCACCCTCGCACCGCGGGAGGGCCTGTCGGCGCCCATCCCTGAGATGCGGCCGCGGCCGTTGCTCACGATGGCGGACATGGGCATGGCACACGGCCCGATGAGCGGACCGCAAGCGGCGGGCATGGACCACGGTGGGCACATGGATGGCATGCATGGCACGGGGTACGCGGCCACCGATAAGGCGAACGAGATGACGGCAATGATGCACGGACCCGACGACCACGGGCCTGGCAATGAGATGATCGCGATGATGCCGGCGGATAGGCTCGGCGAGCCCGGAATCGGTCTCGATACTACGGATAGGCGCGTCCTGGTTTACACGGACCTGCGAAATAGCCAGCCCGGCTATGACCTTAGAAAACCGATCCGGGAGATCGAGTTGCACCTTACCGGCAACATGCAGCGCTTCATGTGGTCGTTCGACGGAAAAGAATACTCGGAGGCGGAGACCATCCGGCTCCGGTACGGAGAGCGCGTGCGCTTCACCTTCGTGAACGACACGATGATGAATCACCCCTTGCACCTCCATGGCATGTGGAGCGATCTCGACAACGGGGCGGGCGCCTACAAGCCGCGCAAGCACGTGATCAACGCGAAGCCGGCTGAGCGGCTTTCCTTCGAGGTGACGGCCGACGCGCTCGGCGAGTGGGCGTTTCACTGCCACATGCTCTATCACATGGAGGCCGGCATGTTCCGGAAGATCGTCGTCACCCAGGATGCCGCGGCTCCCGGCTAA
- the ispA gene encoding (2E,6E)-farnesyl diphosphate synthase has protein sequence MTARASIEQFRLAVDQALERWLPPAHKVPASLHAAMRYAVLGGGKRVRPLLVYAAGTALGVNREALDGPACAVELVHAYSLVHDDLPAMDNDDLRRGRPTCHKAYDEATAILAGDALQALAFHVLAHDPDIRVGAEQRLRMIDTIATASGSRGMAGGQALDLAAVGKTLNIAELENMHIHKTGALIRASVRLGALSQVGVDPEILERLERYGKCVGLAFQIQDDILDVEGHTEVIGKPQGSDMARNKPTYPNLLGLDGARRAAAELFNEALAAISNLGSAGKLLQRLAGYIVEREK, from the coding sequence GTGACCGCCCGCGCGTCAATCGAACAATTCCGCCTGGCTGTAGATCAAGCCTTGGAGCGGTGGCTGCCGCCGGCTCACAAGGTTCCGGCCAGCTTGCACGCCGCCATGCGCTACGCCGTTTTAGGCGGCGGTAAACGCGTCCGTCCGCTCCTCGTCTACGCGGCGGGAACGGCTTTGGGCGTCAACCGCGAGGCCTTGGATGGCCCGGCCTGCGCCGTGGAGTTGGTGCATGCCTATTCCCTGGTGCACGACGATCTTCCGGCCATGGACAACGATGATCTCCGCCGCGGACGTCCAACCTGCCACAAGGCCTACGATGAGGCCACGGCCATTCTCGCCGGAGACGCTCTCCAGGCGCTCGCTTTTCATGTGCTCGCACACGACCCGGACATTCGGGTAGGCGCCGAACAAAGGCTGCGGATGATCGACACCATAGCGACGGCCAGCGGGTCACGCGGAATGGCGGGCGGACAGGCGCTCGATCTCGCCGCGGTGGGCAAGACGCTCAACATCGCCGAGCTCGAAAACATGCATATTCATAAGACCGGGGCTTTGATACGCGCGAGCGTGCGTTTAGGCGCCCTGTCCCAAGTCGGCGTGGATCCAGAAATCTTGGAGCGGCTCGAGCGCTACGGGAAATGCGTGGGGCTCGCCTTTCAGATCCAGGACGATATCCTGGATGTCGAAGGGCACACGGAGGTCATCGGCAAGCCCCAAGGGTCCGACATGGCGCGCAACAAACCGACCTACCCCAACCTCCTCGGGTTGGACGGCGCCCGGCGAGCCGCTGCGGAACTCTTTAACGAAGCATTAGCCGCCATTTCCAATCTCGGATCGGCCGGCAAGCTACTTCAGCGACTCGCTGGCTACATCGTGGAGCGCGAAAAGTAG
- a CDS encoding exodeoxyribonuclease VII small subunit, producing MARKNTGFDLEQALRELESLVNKMEAGELSLDESLKHFERGVALTRACQKALGEAEQRVKILLEKNGTQALAPFAPGAGDNDGL from the coding sequence GTGGCGCGAAAAAACACCGGGTTTGATTTGGAGCAGGCGCTCCGAGAGTTGGAGTCCTTGGTCAACAAGATGGAGGCGGGCGAGCTTAGCCTCGATGAGTCGTTAAAGCACTTCGAGCGGGGGGTGGCGTTAACGCGGGCCTGCCAGAAGGCGCTCGGTGAAGCCGAGCAACGGGTAAAAATTCTTCTTGAGAAAAACGGTACTCAAGCGCTGGCGCCGTTTGCTCCTGGCGCCGGGGACAATGACGGGCTGTGA
- a CDS encoding rubrerythrin family protein has protein sequence MQLKGTKTEDNLKHAFAGESQANRRYLYFAQKADVEGFNDVSAVFRSTAEGETGHAHGHLEYLEAVGDPATGLPIGPTAANLKAAIAGETYEYTDMYPGMAKTARDEGLGEIADWFETLAKAERSHANRFQKALDAIAA, from the coding sequence ATGCAGTTGAAAGGCACCAAGACTGAAGACAATCTGAAGCATGCCTTCGCGGGTGAATCCCAAGCCAATCGGCGCTATCTGTACTTTGCGCAGAAGGCGGATGTCGAGGGTTTTAATGATGTCTCGGCGGTGTTTCGGTCCACGGCTGAAGGCGAGACCGGCCATGCGCACGGTCATCTCGAATACCTCGAGGCGGTCGGGGATCCGGCGACCGGGCTTCCGATTGGCCCGACGGCCGCAAACCTAAAGGCCGCCATCGCCGGCGAGACGTATGAATATACGGATATGTATCCCGGCATGGCCAAGACCGCCCGGGATGAGGGGCTCGGTGAGATCGCGGATTGGTTCGAAACCCTGGCCAAGGCGGAGCGTTCGCATGCCAATCGGTTCCAAAAGGCGCTGGATGCGATAGCCGCTTGA
- a CDS encoding heterodisulfide reductase-related iron-sulfur binding cluster, with amino-acid sequence MNGSPEDHREGSLEAPTRHPLAWRAPDFYSESALNAELARVFDVCHGCRRCVSLCNAFPTLFDLVDGSATMEVDGVSKEDYRKVVENCYLCDLCFMTKCPYVPPHPWNIDFPHLMLRAKAASYQSEGASVRDRLLSSPDVVGRIASVPVVAPMVNRAAANRSVRRVAEKTLGVHSQAPLPKYQERTLRRRIRRRKATPTEPLATPHTKGRVVLFTTCYGDYNEPEIGEDLIAIFEHNGVPVRVLEQEACCGMPKLELGDLGSVERLAQRNLPALARSAKEGWDLVAMVPSCVLMFKKEIPLLLPENPDVQCVAEAFYDPFEYLSLRHKARLLVTDFKNPLGKVMYHVPCHQRVQNIGPRTREILSLVPETKVEAIERCSGHNGTYGVKREFHEAAVKIGRPVAHRVAQADADYFTSDCALAAHHIEAGLNKPVRTLHPLSLLRLAYGI; translated from the coding sequence ATGAACGGATCGCCCGAGGATCACCGCGAGGGCAGCCTCGAAGCGCCTACGCGCCATCCGTTGGCCTGGCGGGCACCGGATTTTTACAGCGAATCCGCGCTTAATGCCGAGCTTGCGCGCGTCTTCGACGTCTGTCACGGATGCCGCAGGTGTGTGAGCCTCTGTAATGCGTTTCCTACGCTCTTTGACCTGGTCGACGGCTCGGCGACCATGGAAGTCGATGGGGTGTCAAAGGAGGACTACCGGAAGGTGGTCGAGAATTGCTACCTGTGCGATCTCTGTTTCATGACCAAATGCCCCTATGTGCCCCCGCATCCTTGGAACATCGACTTCCCGCACTTGATGTTGCGGGCCAAAGCCGCGAGCTACCAATCCGAAGGCGCGAGCGTGCGAGACAGACTCTTGTCATCCCCCGATGTCGTGGGCCGCATCGCCAGCGTGCCGGTGGTGGCTCCGATGGTAAATCGCGCTGCCGCCAACAGGTCCGTGCGGCGGGTCGCCGAGAAAACCTTGGGCGTGCATTCCCAAGCGCCTTTACCCAAATATCAGGAGCGCACCTTGAGACGGCGTATCCGTAGGCGCAAAGCAACGCCGACAGAGCCGCTCGCGACGCCGCACACCAAGGGCCGCGTGGTATTGTTTACCACCTGTTATGGGGATTACAACGAACCCGAGATCGGCGAGGATCTCATCGCCATCTTCGAGCACAATGGCGTTCCGGTGCGGGTACTCGAGCAAGAGGCGTGTTGCGGGATGCCGAAGCTGGAGCTTGGAGATCTCGGCTCGGTGGAACGCCTCGCCCAACGCAATCTCCCGGCCTTGGCGCGCTCGGCCAAGGAGGGTTGGGACCTCGTCGCTATGGTGCCCTCGTGTGTCTTGATGTTCAAGAAAGAGATCCCGCTGCTGCTACCCGAAAATCCGGATGTTCAGTGCGTCGCCGAGGCCTTTTATGACCCGTTCGAATATTTAAGCCTGCGCCACAAGGCGCGGCTTTTGGTAACAGATTTTAAAAACCCGCTGGGTAAAGTGATGTACCATGTCCCTTGTCATCAGCGCGTGCAGAACATCGGCCCCAGGACGCGGGAAATATTGAGTTTAGTGCCGGAGACGAAAGTCGAGGCCATCGAACGCTGTTCGGGGCACAACGGCACCTACGGGGTCAAGCGCGAATTTCACGAGGCCGCGGTTAAAATCGGGCGCCCCGTCGCCCATCGCGTGGCGCAAGCGGACGCCGATTATTTTACCAGTGACTGCGCGCTCGCCGCGCACCACATCGAGGCCGGATTGAATAAGCCCGTGAGGACCCTGCACCCCTTGTCGTTGTTAAGATTGGCTTACGGGATCTAG
- a CDS encoding DUF3501 family protein, protein MRKLERGDLWTLERYAEERIRFREKVMAHKKSRSVHLGPHCTLLFEDRITIRYQVQEMLRTERIFERAPIQDELDAYNPLIPDGGNLKATMMLEYDDAEERKQALAAMIGIEDRVWMRVAGFEPVFAIADEDMQRATEDKTSSVHFLRFEFAPAMRIALGGNAGLSAGIDHRAYRHALDPLPDALRAALIADFA, encoded by the coding sequence ATGCGAAAATTAGAGCGCGGCGATCTCTGGACCCTGGAGCGCTATGCCGAGGAACGCATCCGCTTCCGGGAGAAAGTAATGGCGCACAAAAAGTCGAGAAGCGTGCACCTGGGACCGCATTGCACCCTGCTCTTCGAAGACCGGATCACGATCCGATATCAAGTTCAAGAGATGCTGCGGACGGAACGGATCTTTGAACGCGCGCCCATTCAGGACGAGCTGGACGCGTACAATCCCTTGATACCCGATGGCGGAAATCTCAAGGCGACGATGATGCTGGAGTACGATGACGCCGAAGAGCGCAAGCAAGCCTTGGCGGCAATGATCGGGATCGAGGATCGGGTATGGATGCGAGTTGCGGGCTTCGAACCCGTGTTCGCGATCGCGGATGAGGACATGCAGCGCGCTACGGAAGACAAGACCTCCTCTGTGCATTTTCTCAGGTTCGAGTTTGCGCCCGCAATGCGCATTGCCCTCGGCGGCAACGCCGGACTTAGCGCCGGCATCGATCATCGCGCCTACCGGCACGCGCTGGATCCCCTGCCGGATGCGCTCCGCGCCGCCCTGATCGCGGACTTTGCTTAG
- the parE gene encoding DNA topoisomerase IV subunit B: MNRRYDAADIEVLIGLDPVRRRPGMYTDTSRPNHLIQEVVDNSVDEAIAGYAKRIDVELHHDGSATVTDDGRGMPVDIHPEEKVSGAEVIMTRLHAGGKFSGKNYRFSGGLHGVGVSVVNALSRRLELRVRRDGREYQMTFEGGEKKTALEVIGTVGRHNTGTAIRLWPDARYFDTMKIAIPRLQHVLRAKAVLCPGLLIRFADEDSGEHQEWQYQDGITAYLSEALAGRDLLPPQPFTGSLEGTHEAVDWALHWVADEGDIITESYVNLVPTVQGGTHVNGLRQGLADAVREFCEFRNLLPRGVKLAPEDVWERCAYLLSVKLEEPQFSGQTKERLTSRACAAFVSGVARDSFSLWLHQHVETGERIAALAIEYAQRRLKAEQKVVRKKITGGPALPGKLADCTSQEPARSELFLVEGDSAGGSAKQARDKEFQAVMPLRGKILNTWEVDPGQVLGSQEVHDIAIAIGVDPGSPRIEGLRYGKICILADADSDGQHIATLLCALFLRHFRPVVAAGHVHVAMPPLYRIDIGKEVFYALDDEEKQGVLDRIAAEKLKGKVNVQRFKGLGEMNPLQLRETTMAPETRRLVQLTLAQDHRSDELMDMLLGKKRAADRRVWLEQKGDLAAV; encoded by the coding sequence GTGAATCGACGCTACGATGCGGCCGACATCGAAGTCCTCATCGGACTCGATCCGGTTCGCCGCCGGCCAGGGATGTACACCGATACCTCGCGCCCCAATCATCTGATTCAAGAGGTAGTTGACAACAGCGTCGATGAGGCGATCGCGGGTTACGCCAAGCGCATCGACGTGGAGTTGCATCACGACGGGTCCGCGACCGTGACCGATGATGGCCGCGGCATGCCGGTGGATATTCACCCCGAGGAAAAAGTGAGCGGCGCCGAGGTGATCATGACGCGGCTGCACGCCGGAGGAAAGTTTTCGGGCAAAAACTATCGCTTCTCGGGTGGCTTACACGGGGTGGGGGTCTCGGTCGTCAACGCGCTGTCGCGGCGCTTGGAGCTGCGCGTGCGCCGTGACGGCCGCGAATATCAAATGACTTTCGAAGGCGGCGAAAAAAAGACCGCGCTCGAGGTCATCGGCACGGTGGGACGGCATAATACCGGAACGGCGATCCGCCTCTGGCCCGATGCGCGTTACTTCGACACCATGAAAATCGCCATCCCGCGCTTGCAGCACGTGCTGCGCGCGAAGGCGGTGCTCTGTCCGGGATTACTGATCCGGTTCGCGGACGAGGACAGTGGCGAGCACCAGGAATGGCAGTACCAAGACGGAATCACGGCCTATCTCTCGGAGGCCTTGGCCGGACGTGATCTTCTGCCGCCGCAGCCGTTTACGGGGAGTCTGGAAGGTACGCACGAGGCGGTCGATTGGGCGTTGCATTGGGTCGCGGACGAGGGCGACATCATCACCGAGAGCTATGTGAATCTTGTGCCGACGGTACAGGGCGGCACCCACGTGAACGGTCTGCGGCAAGGGCTCGCCGACGCCGTGCGGGAATTTTGTGAGTTTCGCAATCTCCTGCCGCGCGGGGTCAAGCTGGCGCCGGAAGACGTTTGGGAACGCTGTGCGTATCTGCTCTCGGTGAAGCTCGAGGAACCCCAGTTCTCCGGACAAACCAAGGAACGCTTGACCTCGCGCGCGTGCGCGGCCTTCGTTTCCGGGGTGGCGCGCGACTCTTTCAGCCTGTGGTTGCATCAGCACGTCGAAACCGGCGAGCGCATCGCGGCGCTCGCGATCGAATACGCCCAGCGGCGGCTCAAGGCGGAGCAGAAAGTCGTCCGCAAGAAGATTACCGGAGGTCCGGCGTTGCCCGGCAAGCTCGCGGACTGCACTTCCCAAGAACCGGCCCGCAGCGAGTTGTTCCTGGTCGAGGGAGATTCCGCCGGTGGCTCGGCCAAGCAGGCGCGGGACAAGGAATTCCAGGCGGTGATGCCGCTCCGCGGTAAGATCTTAAATACCTGGGAAGTGGATCCTGGCCAGGTCCTCGGTTCCCAGGAAGTACATGATATCGCTATCGCGATCGGCGTGGACCCGGGATCGCCGCGGATCGAGGGTTTGCGCTACGGGAAGATCTGCATCTTGGCGGATGCGGATTCCGACGGCCAGCACATCGCTACCTTGCTCTGCGCTCTGTTTCTACGCCATTTCCGTCCCGTGGTGGCCGCGGGGCACGTGCATGTCGCGATGCCGCCGCTCTATCGCATCGATATCGGCAAAGAGGTCTTTTACGCCCTTGACGACGAGGAGAAGCAAGGCGTACTCGATCGGATCGCCGCCGAGAAACTCAAGGGCAAGGTCAACGTGCAGCGTTTCAAGGGGCTCGGGGAGATGAATCCCTTGCAGCTTCGCGAAACCACGATGGCGCCCGAGACCCGGCGCCTGGTGCAGCTCACCCTAGCGCAAGATCACCGGAGCGACGAGCTCATGGACATGCTGCTCGGGAAAAAGCGCGCCGCCGATCGCCGCGTGTGGCTGGAGCAGAAGGGGGATCTGGCGGCGGTTTGA
- a CDS encoding type II toxin-antitoxin system VapC family toxin: MLDTDICIYLLTDRVPEKREHILARQPEEPLLLSAVTVSELSYGVEKSKWRKANTALLDRFLCDFQVLPYDEKAAQTCGIVRAALEKKGRPIGPMDTLIAAHAVSIGATLITHNTRDFGRVAGLTINDWTIPA; the protein is encoded by the coding sequence ATGCTAGATACAGACATTTGCATTTATCTTTTGACCGACCGAGTGCCGGAAAAGCGCGAGCACATCCTCGCTCGCCAACCCGAGGAGCCGTTACTGCTTTCGGCAGTCACGGTGTCGGAATTGAGCTACGGTGTAGAGAAGAGTAAGTGGCGTAAGGCGAATACCGCTTTGCTCGATAGATTCCTGTGCGACTTCCAAGTCTTGCCCTATGATGAGAAGGCAGCACAAACTTGCGGTATCGTCCGAGCCGCTCTTGAGAAGAAGGGGCGCCCTATCGGTCCTATGGATACCCTGATCGCGGCTCATGCGGTCAGTATCGGGGCCACGTTGATCACGCACAACACACGGGATTTCGGCCGCGTGGCTGGTTTGACTATTAATGATTGGACGATACCGGCGTAG
- a CDS encoding AbrB/MazE/SpoVT family DNA-binding domain-containing protein: MKTAKIFTHGHSQAVRLPKEFRFKVDEVYIEKSGEDIILMPKKPDPWRNVRAVVGRFKGRLDRAQAEAFDHRDWPT; this comes from the coding sequence ATGAAGACCGCAAAGATTTTCACGCACGGGCACAGTCAAGCGGTGCGCCTGCCAAAGGAGTTCCGCTTCAAGGTCGATGAGGTCTATATCGAGAAGTCTGGCGAAGACATCATTCTGATGCCTAAGAAGCCGGACCCCTGGCGTAATGTCCGCGCTGTGGTTGGAAGGTTCAAAGGCCGGCTGGATCGTGCTCAAGCCGAAGCCTTCGACCATCGAGACTGGCCCACGTGA